The proteins below come from a single Novosphingobium aromaticivorans DSM 12444 genomic window:
- a CDS encoding MarR family winged helix-turn-helix transcriptional regulator has product MRNPLENYVGFHLVRTANLGLKILNEGYGDLGIRHVDAAIMLVIGANPGITQSSIGRMLRIQRSNMVPIITRLSDRGWIERKAGRGKMIGIFLSEAGVEILPRIRAVSEQAEVHLREPIGEQAYDRLLETLCRIS; this is encoded by the coding sequence ATGCGTAACCCATTGGAAAATTACGTCGGCTTCCACCTGGTGCGAACGGCGAATCTGGGCCTCAAGATTCTCAACGAGGGCTATGGCGACCTCGGCATTCGCCACGTGGACGCCGCGATCATGCTGGTGATCGGCGCGAATCCCGGAATCACCCAAAGCTCGATCGGACGCATGCTGCGAATCCAGCGCTCGAACATGGTCCCGATAATCACCCGCCTGTCGGACCGCGGCTGGATCGAACGCAAGGCCGGACGCGGCAAGATGATCGGCATCTTCCTGTCCGAAGCAGGCGTGGAAATCCTTCCTCGCATCCGCGCGGTATCGGAACAGGCCGAAGTGCATCTGCGCGAACCCATCGGAGAGCAGGCCTATGACCGCCTGCTGGAAACCCTGTGCCGGATCAGCTGA